One genomic region from Flavobacterium lindanitolerans encodes:
- the argH gene encoding argininosuccinate lyase: MKLWEKGIPTDQKIDLFTVGNDRELDLVLAKYDVLGSIAHAKMLGKINILTEKETTDLVLALEDILAQIKQGNFTIEAAFEDVHSKIEYLLTEKLGEAGKKIHTARSRNDQVLVDIHLYLKEEITSVKKLVKELFDLLILLSKKHEDIILPGYTHLQIAMPSSFGMWFSAYAELLIDDMVMLNAAQKIVDQNPLGSAAGYGSSFPIDRTFTTQELGFSILKYNSVAAQMSRGKAEKTVSFAFSGLAATLSKLAMDVCLYMSQNFNFISLPNHLTTGSSIMPHKKNPDVFELIRAKCNKIQALPYEITLLTNNLPSGYHRDFQLLKEGLFPAIQNLKSCLEIACFSLKDIQVNTTILEDKKYDYLFTVDNLNELVQQGVPFRDAYKIIATQIENGEYEPSSKTTHTHEGSINNLCLKEIVLKMENFLRD; this comes from the coding sequence ATGAAACTTTGGGAAAAAGGAATACCTACCGACCAGAAAATAGACCTCTTTACGGTTGGAAATGACAGGGAACTGGATTTGGTTCTGGCAAAATACGATGTATTAGGCTCTATCGCACATGCCAAAATGTTGGGCAAAATAAACATCCTGACCGAAAAGGAAACAACCGATTTGGTATTGGCTTTAGAAGATATTCTGGCACAAATAAAACAAGGCAACTTTACAATTGAAGCGGCTTTTGAAGATGTGCATTCTAAAATAGAATATCTATTAACTGAAAAATTAGGCGAAGCCGGAAAAAAAATCCATACGGCCCGTTCCAGAAACGACCAGGTTCTGGTAGATATACATCTTTATCTGAAAGAAGAAATCACATCTGTCAAAAAACTCGTTAAGGAACTTTTCGACCTGCTGATTTTATTGAGCAAAAAACACGAAGATATTATTCTTCCGGGCTACACGCATTTGCAGATTGCTATGCCTTCTTCTTTTGGGATGTGGTTTTCTGCCTATGCAGAATTACTCATTGACGATATGGTTATGCTCAATGCGGCACAAAAAATTGTAGACCAAAATCCGCTGGGTTCTGCTGCCGGATATGGAAGTTCTTTTCCTATTGACAGAACATTTACCACTCAGGAATTAGGGTTTTCGATATTGAAATACAATTCGGTAGCCGCACAAATGAGCCGTGGAAAAGCTGAGAAAACAGTTTCATTCGCATTTTCAGGACTGGCAGCCACTTTATCCAAGCTGGCTATGGATGTCTGCTTGTATATGAGTCAGAATTTCAACTTTATAAGCCTTCCAAATCACCTGACTACAGGTTCCAGCATTATGCCCCACAAGAAAAATCCGGATGTTTTTGAATTGATCAGGGCAAAATGCAATAAGATTCAGGCCCTGCCTTATGAAATCACTTTGCTGACCAACAATCTGCCAAGTGGCTATCACAGAGATTTCCAATTACTAAAAGAAGGACTTTTTCCTGCTATTCAGAATTTAAAATCATGTCTGGAGATTGCCTGCTTTTCTTTAAAAGACATTCAGGTGAATACAACCATCCTTGAAGATAAAAAATACGATTACCTGTTTACCGTTGATAATTTGAATGAACTGGTTCAGCAGGGGGTCCCTTTCAGAGATGCTTATAAAATAATTGCTACACAAATTGAAAATGGCGAATATGAGCCTTCATCAAAAACAACGCATACACATGAAGGCAGTATTAATAATTTGTGTTTAAAGGAGATTGTTTTGAAGATGGAGAATTTTTTGAGGGACTAA
- the ytxJ gene encoding bacillithiol system redox-active protein YtxJ, with product MSFFDKIFGNTDKSDKSDNKDTNQNGFNWNDLTELKQLDSIIEESEEKPVVIFKHSTRCSISRMALKNFEREYKADDNEASLYFLDLLNYRDISNEIAQRFHVIHQSPQLLLIKNGKSVYDVSHSAIDAEALEGKL from the coding sequence ATGAGTTTTTTTGATAAAATTTTTGGCAATACAGATAAATCAGATAAATCGGATAATAAAGATACGAATCAAAACGGCTTTAATTGGAATGATTTAACAGAATTAAAACAATTGGATTCTATTATAGAAGAGTCGGAAGAAAAACCGGTAGTAATCTTTAAGCACAGCACACGCTGCAGCATTAGCAGGATGGCGCTAAAGAATTTTGAAAGAGAATATAAAGCAGATGATAACGAGGCCTCGCTATATTTTTTAGACCTTTTGAATTACCGTGATATTTCAAATGAAATTGCACAGCGCTTTCATGTTATCCATCAATCTCCTCAATTATTGCTGATTAAGAATGGAAAATCAGTTTATGATGTTTCACATAGTGCAATTGATGCGGAGGCTTTGGAAGGGAAATTGTGA
- a CDS encoding M20 family metallo-hydrolase: protein MTHKSIEIVTNEAISLLKQLIETPSFSSEEAQTALLLENWFQNNSIPFQRENNNVWAVNLHYDASKPTLLLNSHHDTVKPNEGYTLNPFEAIEKDGKLFGLGSNDAGGCLVSLLATFTYFYAYENLPYNILFAGTAEEESSGPNGLNGLLKHLPEIECAIVGEPTQMQLAIAEKGLLVLDIIIPGTASHAAHQNTDNPIYNALAAIEWFRTYEFEKVSEILGPVKMTVTQINAGKQHNVVPSECSLVVDIRVNDCYTNEEILKVVQQHIKGNVNPRSMHLNASSIDKNHPLVQAGISLGRQTYGSPTLSDQSVLNCQSMKLGPGDSLRSHTANEFIFLEEIREGIHLYTKILSDFFNLNNTIT from the coding sequence ATGACGCATAAAAGCATCGAAATAGTAACCAACGAAGCCATCAGTTTATTAAAACAGCTTATTGAAACACCGTCTTTTTCATCAGAAGAAGCCCAAACAGCACTTTTACTGGAAAACTGGTTTCAAAACAATTCCATTCCGTTTCAGAGAGAAAACAACAATGTCTGGGCTGTAAATTTGCATTATGATGCATCAAAACCAACACTGCTGCTGAATTCTCACCATGATACAGTAAAACCAAACGAAGGCTATACTTTAAATCCGTTTGAAGCTATTGAAAAAGACGGAAAATTATTTGGACTTGGAAGCAATGATGCCGGAGGTTGCCTGGTTTCTTTGTTGGCTACGTTCACCTATTTTTATGCTTATGAAAACCTTCCTTACAATATTTTATTTGCGGGTACTGCCGAAGAAGAAAGTAGCGGCCCAAACGGACTGAATGGTTTATTGAAACATCTGCCTGAAATAGAATGTGCCATAGTAGGCGAACCAACACAGATGCAGTTGGCCATTGCTGAAAAAGGACTTCTTGTCCTGGACATCATCATTCCCGGAACAGCAAGTCATGCGGCTCACCAAAATACAGACAATCCAATTTACAATGCACTTGCCGCTATTGAATGGTTCAGGACGTATGAATTTGAAAAGGTATCTGAAATATTAGGCCCTGTAAAAATGACCGTTACGCAGATAAATGCCGGAAAACAGCACAATGTAGTACCGTCTGAATGCAGTCTGGTTGTAGATATTCGCGTAAACGATTGCTATACGAATGAAGAAATCCTCAAAGTTGTACAACAACATATCAAAGGAAACGTAAATCCAAGGTCAATGCATTTGAATGCGTCTTCAATCGACAAAAACCATCCTTTGGTACAAGCGGGAATTTCTTTGGGAAGACAAACATACGGTTCGCCTACACTATCTGACCAATCGGTTTTGAACTGCCAATCGATGAAACTGGGACCTGGCGACTCGCTGCGTTCACATACCGCCAATGAATTTATTTTTCTGGAAGAAATAAGGGAAGGTATTCACTTATATACCAAAATTTTATCCGATTTTTTTAATCTAAACAACACAATAACCTAA